One segment of Mugil cephalus isolate CIBA_MC_2020 chromosome 14, CIBA_Mcephalus_1.1, whole genome shotgun sequence DNA contains the following:
- the LOC125020516 gene encoding tropomyosin alpha-3 chain produces the protein MEAIKKKMLMLKLDKENALDQAEQAEADKKAAEDRSKQHEDELLQMQKKLKGTEDELDKYSEALKDAQEKLEVADKKAADAEAEVASLNRRIQLVEEELDRAQERLATALQKLEEAEKAADESERGMKVIENRALKDEEKMELQEIQLKEAKHIAEEADRKYEEVARKLVIVEGELERTEERAELAEAKCAELEEELKNVTNNLKSLEAQAEKYSQKEDKYEEEIKILTDKLKEAETRAEFAERSVAKLEKTIDDLEDELYAQKLKYKAISEELDHALNDMTSI, from the exons ATGGAGGCAATCAAAAAGAAGATGCTTATGCTGAAGTTGGACAAGGAGAATGCACTGGACCAGGCTGAACAAGCTGAGGCAGACAAAAAAGCCGCTGAAGACAGAAGCAAGCAG CATGAAGATGAActtttgcaaatgcaaaagaaGCTAAAAGGGACAGAGGACGAGCTTGATAAATATTCTGAGGCCCTGAAGGATGCTCAGGAAAAGCTTGAGGTTGCTGACAAGAAGGCGGCTGAC GCTGAAGCAGAAGTGGCTTCCCTGAACAGACGCAtccagctggtggaggaggagttggATCGAGCTCAGGAGAGACTGGCAACAGCACTTCAGAAACTAGAGGAGGCTGAGAAGGCTGCCGACGAAAGCGAGAG aggtaTGAAGGTGATTGAGAACAGGGCTCTAAAGGATGAAGAAAAGATGGAGCTCCAGGAGATTCAGCTGAAGGAGGCTAAACACATTGCAGAGGAGGCTGACCGGAAGTATGAAGAg gtggCTCGCAAACTGGTGATTGTAGAAGGAGAGCTGGAGCGTACAGAGGAGAGGGCAGAGCTGGCTGAGGC TAAATGTGCTGAGCTTGAAGAGGAACTGAAGAATGTCACCAATAACCTCAAATCTCTGGAGGCACAGGCAGAGAAG TACTCTCAAAAGGAGGACAAGTATGAAGAGGAAATCAAGATCCTGACTGATAAGTTGAAAGAG GCTGAAACCCGAGCTGAATTTGCTGAGAGATCTGTGGCCAAGCTGGAGAAGACTATTGATGATCTTGAAG ATGAGCTTTATGCACAAAAACTCAAGTACAAAGCCATCAGTGAGGAACTGGACCATGCTCTCAATGACATGACCTCTAT ctAA
- the LOC125020196 gene encoding E3 SUMO-protein ligase ZBED1-like: protein MNALSPVLLATCCFWPSVVAGTPAWSGNGSCGLSAADCWILPPWSLSIDTSTNTGSSGQTIHRPSNHRRLDAVASPGLASSHLLAGRTICGPLDTARTASQLSRSDLLPCCGLVMGRATLVHQHCAESSRGKPRIGACIALRKNHVTDTGTVSFGCAAPKCVYKETNCINMSWVCRMEFCLIMDRPRKFTPVWNNFDLVTPNKVKCRLCSTELSYINKSTSSMLRHYRARHGNEELADTRESTPVPNKQAVDEAVVNMIIKDCQPLSFVENEGFRELLKLIVPLYALPSRKTIKDLVSQRYEEEKEKTKKDLQSAVAVTLTADMWTSMNMEAYLAVTGHYMDKESHELHSSVLAVQHFPQKHTAENIATVKRSLMEEWGIAGKVRCLVTDAAANMTACARMLQIRHTICIAHSLNIIVRKSCDQIPTITEIRNKTRHIVTYFRSSVTAKELNSWEHRAIN from the exons ATGAATGCTCTTTCACCCGTGTTGTTGGCTACCTGTTGCTTCTGGCCATCTGTTGTTGCGGGTACGCCGGCTTGGAGTGGAAATGGTTCCTGCGGACTTTCTGCCGCTGACTGTTGGATCCTGCCGCCTTGGTCACTGTCCATCGATACCAGCACCAATACCGGCTCCTCTGGGCAAACAATCCACCGCCCGAGTAACCATCGTCGGTTGGACGCGGTAGCATCACCTGGATTAGCGAGCAGCCACTTGCTAGCCGGCCGGACAATTTGCGGGCCGCTGGATACCGCCCGGACAGCTTCTCAACTGTCTCGCTCGGATCTCCTGCCATGCTGTGGATTAGTGATGGGACGAGCGACACTGGTGCATCAGCACTGTGCCGAGAGCTCAAGAGGGAAACCTCGTATCGGTGCGTGTATTGCTTTAAGAAAGAATCACGTAACCGATACAGGAACTGTATCGTTTGGATGTGCCGCGCCAAAGTGTGTTTATAAGGAGACGAACTGTATCAACATGTCGTGGGTTTGTCGGATGGAGTTTTGCTTGATCATGGATCGTCCTAGGAAGTTTACCCCGGTGTGGAATAATTTTGATCTTGTGACGCCAAACAAG GTGAAGTGTCGGCTCTGCTCCACAGAGCTATCTTATATCAATAAGAGCACTTCATCAATGCTGAGGCATTATAGAGCTCGGCATGGCAATGAAGAATTGGCAGATACTCGTGAGAGTACCCCAG TTCCTAACAAGCAAGCAGTGGATGAGGCAGTGGTCAATATGATCATCAAAGACTGTCAGCCACTCAGCTTTGTTGAAAATGAGGGATTCAGGGAGCTCCTGAAGCTTATTGTACCCTTGTATGCTCTACCAAGCAGGAAG ACCATCAAGGACTTGGTGAGCCAGAGatatgaggaggaaaaggagaaaaccaAAAAGGACCTCCAGAGTGCCGTTGCTGTTACTTTAACAGCTGATATGTGGACGTCTATGAATATGGAGGCATATCTAGCTGTTACTGGACACTATATGGACAAAGAAAGCCATGAACTCCATTCATCAGTCTTGGCAGTGCAGCATTTtcctcagaaacacacagcagaaaacattGCCACGGTTAAAAGGAGCCTCATGGAGGAGTGGGGCATAGCAGGAAAGGTCAGGTGTCTTGTCACTGATGCAGCAGCAAACATGACTGCATGTGCTCGAATGCTGCAAATACGGCATACCATTTGTATAGCCCATTCCCTGAATATAATTGTGAGAAAATCATGTGATCAAATACCAACAATAACTGAAATACGCAACAAAACACGACACATTGTGACATACTTTCGATCGAGCGTGACTGCTAAAGAGCTAAACAGCTGGGAACACCGGGCCATAAATTAA